One window of the Rhipicephalus sanguineus isolate Rsan-2018 chromosome 4, BIME_Rsan_1.4, whole genome shotgun sequence genome contains the following:
- the LOC119391137 gene encoding uncharacterized protein LOC119391137 has translation MNKNNIVSLCYGCAALNSFSLLKYAFGFYRRSITYGWAFDLAFGSECFINLVSDYLLLATYKDFPLPSLLLGKDNLVLLGFIMWNSTSITICYVTSIVLAVHFANTVDLKEAMQDLKEQNVDEADFRRQMMMTTISVFTFLAFIKGAILYNMYMYYKKTDGTDGSVEEPPTAFYFPADPTAPVPFLPPESKRHNKANAGGAPPAAARCGLTGAPDTAMASARRAPAPASVLPSARRPPAQQPFEVAVLRTPFMVLHMPPAELPTGPHPTTQQQPAPPPPTAQTADKAVR, from the exons ATGAACAAGAACAATATAGTCAGCTTGTGCTACGGCTGCGCG GCACTGAATTCGTTCAGTCTTCTAAAGTACGCGTTCGGCTTCTACAGGCGAAGCATCA CCTACGGCTGGGCTTTCGACCTCGCCTTCGGGTCCGAGTGTTTCATCAACTTGGTGTCGGACTACCTCCTCCTCGCCACCTACAAG GACTTCCCGCTACCATCCTTACTGTTGGGTAAGGACAACCTCGTCCTGCTCGGCTTCATCATGTGGAACTCGACCAGTATCACCATCTGTTACGTCACCAGCATCGTGCTCGCCGTCCATTTCGCCAACACG GTGGACCTGAAAGAAGCCATGCAGGACCTCAAGGAACAGAACGTGGACGAAGCCGACTTCCGT AGacagatgatgatgacgacgatatCCGTATTCACGTTCTTGGCCTTCATTAAG GGGGCCATCCTGTACAACATGTACATGTACTACAAGAAGACTGATGGCACCGACGGCAGCGTTGAAGAGCCACCCACGGCTTTCTACTTCCCCGCAGACCCGACGGCCCCGGTGCCTTTCCTACCGCCGGAGTCAAAG CGGCACAACAAGGCAAACGCCGGCGGTGCGCCACCAGCAGCCGCCCGCTGTGGCCTCACGGGGGCGCCCGACACAGCGATGGCGTCGGCCAGGCGAGCTCCGGCGCCTGCTTCGGTGCTGCCGTCGGCCAGGAGACCCCCGGCGCAGCAGCCCTTCGAAGTGGCCGTGCTACGGACGCCCTTCATGGTGCTCCACATGCCACCTGCAGAACTGCCGACCGGACCGCATCCGACGACGCAACAACAGCCAGCCCCACCGCCGCCCACGGCGCAGACGGCAGACAAGGCCGTTCGTTAG